Proteins encoded by one window of Phenylobacterium soli:
- the nuoH gene encoding NADH-quinone oxidoreductase subunit NuoH: MGAQSFWSTPGGWTLLTVLQILAVMIWILLSLAFLLLADRKIWAGVQMRKGPNVVGPFGLLQSFADFGKFLLKEIVIPAGADKAVFLLAPLISFILAFGAWAVVPLAPGWVVSNVNVGILYLLAISSLGVYGIIMGGWASNSKYPFLGGLRSAAQMVSYEVSIGFIIVTVIILAGTMNLQEIVASQAGGFWNWYAFGGPGGLAKLPMVIVMIPMAVIFFISALAETNRPPFDLPEAESELVAGYQVEYSSTPYLLFMIGEYSNIVLMCAMISVLFFGGWQAPFPTDFTAHWNPTAASFFGFMWFFLKVIFFFFLFAMVKAIVPRYRYDQLMRLGWKVFLPTSLVAVVAVSAWRVFGGAA; this comes from the coding sequence ATGGGCGCGCAAAGCTTCTGGTCCACCCCGGGCGGCTGGACCCTTCTGACGGTCCTGCAGATCCTGGCGGTGATGATCTGGATCCTGCTGTCGCTGGCCTTCCTGCTACTGGCCGACCGCAAGATCTGGGCCGGCGTTCAGATGCGCAAAGGCCCCAACGTGGTGGGCCCCTTCGGCCTGCTGCAGTCCTTCGCCGACTTCGGCAAGTTCCTGCTGAAGGAGATCGTCATCCCGGCGGGCGCCGACAAGGCGGTCTTCCTGCTGGCCCCCTTGATCAGCTTCATCCTGGCGTTCGGCGCCTGGGCCGTGGTGCCGCTGGCCCCGGGCTGGGTGGTGTCCAACGTCAACGTCGGCATCCTCTACCTGCTCGCGATCTCCTCGCTGGGCGTCTACGGCATCATCATGGGGGGCTGGGCTTCGAACTCGAAGTACCCGTTCCTGGGCGGCCTGCGCTCCGCGGCGCAGATGGTCTCCTACGAGGTATCGATCGGCTTCATCATCGTCACGGTGATCATCCTCGCCGGCACCATGAACCTGCAGGAGATCGTCGCCAGCCAGGCCGGCGGCTTCTGGAACTGGTACGCCTTCGGCGGCCCGGGCGGGCTCGCCAAGCTGCCGATGGTGATCGTCATGATCCCGATGGCGGTGATCTTCTTCATCTCGGCGCTCGCCGAGACCAACCGCCCGCCGTTCGACCTGCCCGAGGCGGAGTCCGAGCTCGTGGCCGGCTACCAGGTGGAGTACTCGTCCACCCCGTACCTGCTGTTCATGATCGGCGAATATTCGAACATCGTCCTGATGTGCGCGATGATCTCGGTGCTGTTCTTCGGGGGCTGGCAGGCGCCGTTCCCGACCGACTTCACCGCCCACTGGAATCCCACGGCGGCCAGCTTCTTCGGCTTCATGTGGTTCTTCCTGAAGGTGATCTTCTTCTTCTTCCTGTTCGCCATGGTGAAGGCGATCGTGCCGCGCTACCGCTACGACCAGCTGATGCGGCTCGGCTGGAAGGTGTTCCTGCCGACCTCGCTGGTCGCCGTGGTGGCGGTGTCGGCGTGGCGAGTGTTCGGGGGCGCTGCGTGA
- the nuoN gene encoding NADH-quinone oxidoreductase subunit NuoN, translating into MNFSADLAVAYPELILGVGALALLVWGAFAPKMSTAIGWASVLVLAAAAAMAATQPLGVAFAGGLVFDAGAAFAKVAIYVASAVCVPLGQRWFARRGVTNFEFPILILIAALGMGMMASSGDLISLYVGVELHSLALYVLAAMHRDDAKASEAGLKYFVLGALSSGLLLYGASLIYGFAGSTVFTDIAVAVQGGAGTGVLFGLIFLICGLAFKVSAAPFHMWTPDVYEGAPTPVVAFFAAAPKLAAMVLFARALGQGFAGAAHQWQEVLVAIGLISVAVGAFAGLAQKNLKRLWAYSSIANVGYAIIGLSSGDAQGVQAMLVFMVLYMIDVTGFFACLAALSRQGRAMETIEDMAGLIKEQPGIALAMTAFSLSALGLPPFSGFWGKYFVFKAAIHAGLGPAAVAGLVGSVVAAFYYLRLIKVMWFDAALGATDRPAPEARIIAVALALFSFPVVMVALHWIDPLAAEAARAFGLA; encoded by the coding sequence ATGAACTTCTCCGCCGACCTCGCGGTCGCCTATCCGGAACTGATCCTTGGGGTAGGCGCCCTGGCGCTCCTGGTGTGGGGCGCCTTCGCGCCGAAGATGTCGACCGCCATCGGCTGGGCCTCGGTCCTGGTCCTGGCGGCGGCGGCCGCCATGGCCGCCACCCAGCCGCTCGGCGTCGCGTTCGCGGGGGGCCTGGTGTTCGACGCCGGCGCGGCCTTCGCCAAGGTGGCGATCTATGTGGCGAGCGCGGTCTGCGTGCCCCTCGGCCAGCGCTGGTTCGCCCGCCGCGGCGTGACCAACTTCGAGTTCCCGATCCTGATCCTGATCGCCGCCCTCGGCATGGGCATGATGGCGTCCTCCGGCGACCTCATCTCGCTCTACGTCGGGGTCGAGCTGCATTCCCTGGCGCTCTACGTCCTGGCGGCCATGCACCGCGACGACGCCAAGGCCTCCGAGGCCGGGCTGAAGTATTTCGTGCTGGGCGCGCTGTCCTCGGGCCTGCTGCTTTACGGCGCCAGCCTGATCTACGGCTTCGCCGGCTCGACCGTGTTCACCGACATCGCCGTGGCGGTGCAGGGCGGGGCAGGGACGGGCGTGTTGTTCGGCCTGATCTTCCTGATCTGCGGCCTGGCCTTCAAGGTCTCGGCCGCGCCGTTCCACATGTGGACGCCGGACGTCTACGAGGGCGCGCCGACGCCGGTCGTGGCCTTCTTCGCCGCCGCCCCGAAGCTCGCCGCCATGGTGCTGTTCGCCCGCGCGCTCGGCCAGGGTTTCGCCGGCGCGGCGCACCAGTGGCAGGAAGTCCTGGTCGCCATCGGCCTGATCTCGGTGGCGGTCGGCGCCTTCGCGGGCCTCGCGCAGAAGAACCTCAAGCGCCTGTGGGCCTATTCCTCGATCGCCAACGTCGGTTACGCGATCATTGGCCTCTCCTCGGGCGACGCCCAGGGCGTGCAGGCCATGCTCGTGTTCATGGTCCTCTATATGATCGACGTGACGGGATTCTTCGCCTGCCTCGCGGCGCTGTCGCGCCAGGGCCGGGCGATGGAGACGATCGAGGACATGGCGGGCCTCATCAAGGAACAGCCGGGCATCGCGCTCGCCATGACCGCCTTCTCGCTGTCGGCCCTCGGCCTGCCGCCGTTCTCCGGCTTCTGGGGAAAGTACTTCGTCTTCAAGGCCGCGATCCATGCGGGCCTCGGCCCGGCGGCCGTGGCCGGCCTGGTGGGCTCGGTCGTGGCGGCGTTCTATTACCTGCGCCTGATCAAGGTGATGTGGTTCGACGCGGCGCTCGGCGCGACCGACCGGCCCGCCCCGGAGGCGCGGATCATCGCCGTGGCGCTGGCCCTGTTCTCCTTCCCGGTCGTGATGGTGGCCCTGCACTGGATCGATCCGCTGGCGGCCGAAGCCGCCCGCGCCTTCGGCCTGGCCTAG
- the nuoK gene encoding NADH-quinone oxidoreductase subunit NuoK, whose product MTIGLPHYLAVAAILFTIGVFGIFVNRKNIIVILMSIELILLAVNINLVAFSVYLGNVVGQVFAMFVLTVAAAEAAVGLAILVTFFRNRGDISVDDASMMKG is encoded by the coding sequence ATGACCATCGGCCTTCCGCACTATCTGGCGGTCGCCGCCATCCTGTTCACGATCGGGGTCTTCGGGATCTTCGTGAACCGGAAGAACATCATCGTCATCCTGATGTCGATCGAGCTGATCCTGCTCGCCGTGAACATCAACCTCGTCGCCTTCTCGGTCTATCTCGGCAACGTGGTGGGCCAGGTCTTCGCCATGTTCGTGCTGACGGTCGCGGCCGCCGAGGCCGCCGTCGGCCTGGCGATCCTGGTGACCTTCTTCCGCAACCGCGGCGACATCTCCGTCGACGACGCCTCGATGATGAAGGGCTGA
- the nuoG gene encoding NADH-quinone oxidoreductase subunit NuoG: MPIAKVDGVEVEFEPGMNVLQVCEIAGKEIPRFCYHERLSIAGNCRMCLVEVKPGPPKPQASCALPAAENMEIFTDTPMVKKARHGVMEFLLINHPLDCPICDQGGECDLQDQAMGYGRDDSRYAENKRAVEEKFMGPLIKTVMTRCIQCTRCVRFVTEVAGVPEIGLISRGEDVEITTYLDKAVSSNLSGNVVDLCPVGALTHKPWAFNYRPWELKKTETIDVHDGLGSAIRVDARGPAVLRVLPRINEEINEEWLSDKSRYAVDGLSRQRLDRPYVREDGKLRAASWGEALDLVAAKLKATAPDRVGVIAGDLQDAESLKAAKDLFDALGVKSLDCRQDGMALGDGPRASWLFNSTLAGIEEADVVLLVGTNPRLEAPVFNARLRKRWLAGALRVGVIGEQADLTFDYDYLGAGPQTLSGLAKQKNDFVSALKGAKNPAIIVGAGALARADGAAVLKAAAELAKAFGATWNVLHTAAGRVGGLDLGFVPGEGGKTAGELVKKDGADLLFLLGADEIELGASKAFKVYLGTHGDRGAHHADVILPGAAYTEKNGVYVNTEGRVQLGVRAVFPKGEAREDWAILRALSERVGTKLPYDSLDDLRRKLFAEHPTFGRIDHVDGKEAAASLDLGALGKAGDLSDAPFQSGVKDFYMTNPIARASVTMAECAALASGAAKIAAE; this comes from the coding sequence ATGCCTATCGCCAAGGTCGACGGGGTCGAGGTCGAGTTCGAGCCGGGGATGAACGTCCTCCAGGTGTGCGAGATCGCCGGCAAGGAGATCCCGCGCTTCTGCTACCACGAGCGCCTGTCCATCGCCGGCAACTGCCGCATGTGCCTCGTCGAGGTGAAGCCCGGCCCGCCGAAGCCGCAGGCCTCGTGCGCCCTGCCGGCCGCCGAGAACATGGAGATCTTCACCGACACGCCGATGGTGAAGAAGGCGCGTCACGGGGTGATGGAGTTCCTGCTCATCAACCACCCTCTGGACTGCCCGATCTGCGACCAGGGCGGCGAGTGCGACCTGCAGGACCAGGCGATGGGCTATGGCCGCGACGATTCCCGCTACGCCGAGAACAAGCGGGCCGTCGAAGAGAAGTTCATGGGTCCGCTGATCAAGACGGTGATGACCCGCTGCATCCAGTGCACGCGCTGCGTCCGCTTCGTCACCGAGGTCGCCGGCGTGCCGGAGATCGGTCTCATCTCTCGCGGCGAAGATGTTGAAATCACGACCTATCTCGACAAGGCCGTGAGCTCGAACCTGTCCGGCAACGTGGTCGACCTGTGCCCGGTCGGCGCCCTGACCCACAAGCCCTGGGCGTTCAACTACCGCCCTTGGGAGCTGAAGAAGACCGAGACCATCGACGTCCACGACGGCCTGGGCTCGGCGATCCGCGTCGATGCGCGGGGCCCGGCGGTGCTGCGGGTGCTGCCGCGCATCAACGAGGAGATCAACGAGGAGTGGCTCTCGGACAAGTCGCGCTATGCGGTTGACGGCCTGTCCCGCCAGCGGCTCGACCGGCCGTACGTCCGCGAGGACGGCAAGCTGCGCGCGGCGAGCTGGGGCGAGGCCCTGGACCTCGTGGCGGCCAAGCTGAAGGCGACGGCTCCGGACCGGGTCGGCGTCATCGCCGGCGACCTGCAGGACGCCGAGAGCCTCAAGGCGGCCAAGGACCTGTTCGACGCCCTGGGCGTGAAGAGCCTGGACTGCCGCCAGGACGGCATGGCCCTGGGCGACGGCCCGCGGGCGAGCTGGCTGTTCAACTCGACCCTGGCCGGGATCGAGGAAGCCGACGTCGTGCTGCTGGTCGGCACGAACCCGCGCCTCGAGGCGCCGGTGTTCAACGCCCGGCTGCGCAAGCGCTGGCTGGCCGGCGCGCTGCGCGTGGGCGTGATCGGCGAGCAGGCCGACCTGACCTTCGACTACGACTACCTCGGTGCGGGCCCGCAGACGCTGTCGGGCCTCGCCAAGCAGAAGAACGATTTCGTCTCCGCCCTCAAGGGCGCCAAGAACCCGGCGATCATCGTCGGCGCCGGCGCCCTGGCGCGGGCCGACGGGGCGGCGGTGCTGAAGGCCGCGGCCGAGCTCGCCAAGGCGTTCGGCGCCACCTGGAACGTGCTGCACACCGCGGCCGGCCGGGTCGGCGGCCTCGACCTCGGCTTCGTGCCGGGCGAGGGCGGCAAGACCGCCGGCGAACTGGTCAAGAAGGATGGCGCGGACCTGCTCTTCCTCCTGGGCGCCGACGAGATCGAGCTCGGCGCCTCGAAGGCCTTCAAGGTCTATCTGGGCACCCATGGCGACCGCGGCGCGCACCATGCCGACGTGATCCTGCCGGGCGCGGCCTACACCGAGAAGAACGGCGTCTACGTCAACACCGAGGGCCGGGTTCAGCTCGGCGTCCGCGCGGTGTTCCCGAAGGGCGAGGCGCGGGAGGACTGGGCGATCCTGCGGGCGCTGTCCGAGCGGGTCGGGACCAAGCTGCCCTACGACAGCCTGGACGACCTGCGCCGCAAGCTGTTCGCCGAGCATCCGACCTTCGGCCGCATCGACCACGTCGACGGCAAGGAGGCCGCGGCCTCCCTCGACCTCGGCGCGCTCGGCAAGGCCGGCGACCTGTCCGACGCCCCGTTCCAATCGGGCGTGAAGGACTTCTACATGACCAACCCCATCGCCCGCGCCAGCGTGACGATGGCCGAGTGCGCGGCCCTGGCTTCGGGCGCCGCCAAGATCGCGGCGGAGTAG
- the nuoL gene encoding NADH-quinone oxidoreductase subunit L, producing the protein MSPQTLVTIILFGPLLGAAIAGLFGRRIGDVASQAITTGLLFLSCALSWVVFTKWTWGGLEPFTVTYAPFIEVGKFISHWSFRLDGLSAVMLVVVTSVSSLVHLYSWGYMAEDDSKPRFFAYLSLFTFAMLALISAADFMQLFFGWEGVGLASYLLIGFWFKKPTANAASIKAFVVNRVGDFGFALGIMTVFWAFGTIQFADLFPQIAAHAKDGWEFAGRSWNLIDLACALLFVGAMGKSAQFFLHTWLPDAMEGPTPVSALIHAATMVTAGVYMVCLLSPMFEYAPVAKNIVTFIGAITALFAATVGLTQNDIKRVIAYSTCSQLGYMFMAAGVGAYQAGMFHLFTHAFFKALLFLGAGSVIHAMAHEQDMRRYGGLAKYLPVTFSVMAIGTIAITGLGIPGLELGFAGFYSKDSIIHASYAAGVAGDKMGYFAFVIGVFVAGLTAFYSWRLAFFTFNGHARWTSEDLEHHWHNRDHDHGHDDHASHAQIETHDEPLEAEAEAHGHGHHGHGPALPHESPWTMRLPLILLSIGAIAAGFLFEEKFVGAEQHEFWRGAIFTATNNHVLGPFEAPELIVLSPLIASVLGLIVAAYVYLMREGLGAKLAARQGPLYLFFYNKWFFDELYNATFVRAAKFLGDLFWKGGDQKVIDGLGPDGVSAVSYAVGRRTGLLQTGYVYHYAFVMLLGVAGLLTYALWAWHH; encoded by the coding sequence ATGTCCCCGCAGACGCTCGTCACCATCATCCTCTTCGGCCCGCTGCTCGGCGCGGCCATCGCCGGCCTGTTCGGCCGCCGGATCGGCGATGTCGCTTCTCAGGCGATCACGACCGGCCTGCTGTTCCTGTCCTGCGCGCTGTCCTGGGTGGTCTTCACCAAGTGGACCTGGGGCGGGCTCGAGCCGTTCACCGTCACCTACGCCCCGTTCATCGAGGTGGGTAAGTTCATCTCCCACTGGTCGTTCCGGCTCGACGGCCTGTCGGCGGTGATGCTGGTGGTGGTGACCAGCGTCTCCTCGCTCGTGCACCTCTATTCCTGGGGGTACATGGCCGAGGACGACTCCAAGCCGCGCTTCTTCGCCTACCTGTCGCTCTTCACCTTCGCCATGCTGGCGCTGATCAGCGCCGCCGACTTCATGCAGCTGTTCTTCGGCTGGGAAGGCGTGGGCCTGGCGAGCTACCTGCTGATCGGCTTCTGGTTCAAGAAGCCGACCGCCAACGCCGCCTCGATCAAGGCCTTCGTGGTCAACCGGGTCGGCGACTTCGGCTTCGCTCTCGGGATCATGACCGTGTTCTGGGCCTTCGGGACCATCCAGTTTGCGGACCTCTTCCCGCAGATCGCCGCCCACGCGAAGGACGGCTGGGAGTTCGCGGGCCGGAGCTGGAACCTGATCGACCTCGCCTGCGCCCTGCTGTTCGTCGGCGCCATGGGCAAGTCGGCCCAGTTCTTCCTGCACACCTGGCTGCCGGACGCCATGGAGGGCCCGACGCCGGTGTCGGCGCTGATCCACGCCGCCACCATGGTGACGGCCGGCGTCTACATGGTCTGTCTGCTGTCGCCGATGTTCGAGTACGCTCCCGTGGCCAAGAACATCGTCACCTTCATCGGCGCGATCACGGCCCTGTTCGCCGCGACGGTCGGGCTGACGCAGAACGACATCAAGCGGGTGATCGCCTATTCGACCTGCTCGCAGCTCGGCTACATGTTCATGGCCGCCGGCGTTGGGGCCTATCAGGCGGGCATGTTCCACCTGTTCACCCACGCCTTCTTCAAGGCGCTGCTGTTCCTCGGCGCCGGTTCGGTGATCCACGCCATGGCCCACGAGCAGGACATGCGTCGCTACGGCGGCCTGGCGAAATACCTGCCGGTCACCTTCTCGGTGATGGCCATCGGCACCATCGCGATCACCGGCCTCGGCATCCCGGGCCTGGAGCTGGGCTTCGCCGGCTTCTATTCCAAGGACTCGATCATCCACGCCTCCTACGCAGCCGGCGTCGCGGGCGACAAGATGGGCTACTTCGCCTTCGTGATCGGCGTGTTCGTGGCCGGCCTGACCGCCTTCTATTCCTGGCGCCTGGCCTTCTTCACCTTCAACGGCCACGCCCGCTGGACCTCGGAGGACCTGGAGCACCACTGGCACAACCGTGATCACGACCACGGCCACGACGACCACGCCAGCCACGCCCAGATCGAGACCCACGACGAGCCGCTCGAGGCCGAAGCCGAGGCTCATGGCCACGGCCATCACGGCCACGGTCCGGCGCTGCCGCACGAGAGCCCCTGGACCATGCGCCTGCCGCTGATCCTGCTCTCCATCGGGGCGATCGCCGCCGGCTTCCTGTTCGAGGAGAAGTTCGTCGGCGCCGAGCAGCACGAGTTCTGGCGCGGGGCGATCTTCACGGCCACGAACAACCATGTGCTGGGACCGTTCGAGGCGCCGGAGCTGATCGTGCTCTCGCCGCTGATCGCCTCGGTGCTCGGCTTGATCGTGGCGGCCTACGTCTACCTGATGAGGGAAGGCCTGGGCGCGAAGCTCGCTGCCCGCCAGGGCCCGCTCTACCTGTTCTTCTACAACAAGTGGTTCTTCGACGAGCTCTACAACGCGACCTTCGTGCGTGCGGCCAAGTTCCTCGGCGACCTGTTCTGGAAGGGCGGGGACCAGAAGGTCATCGACGGCCTGGGTCCGGATGGCGTCTCCGCCGTCAGCTACGCCGTCGGCCGCCGCACCGGCCTGCTGCAGACCGGCTATGTCTATCACTACGCCTTCGTGATGCTGCTCGGCGTCGCGGGCCTGCTGACCTACGCCCTCTGGGCGTGGCACCACTAA
- a CDS encoding NADH-quinone oxidoreductase subunit J, giving the protein MALQAIAFYLMAAVTLASGFAVVSARNPVHSVLFLIAAFFSAAGLFVLMGAEFLAMLLVVVYVGAVAVLFLFVVMMLDVDFAALRQGFARYMPLGGLIAGALAIEMVVVSTTVATQGAARLNENPMASGAAAANVTNAEAIGRVLYTQYIYFFQAAGMVLLVAMIGAIVLTLRHKPGVRRQVIADQVARTPRTGMRVVSLKPGEGISE; this is encoded by the coding sequence ATGGCCCTGCAGGCGATCGCTTTTTACCTGATGGCGGCGGTGACGCTGGCCTCCGGTTTCGCCGTCGTTTCGGCGCGAAACCCCGTGCACTCTGTGCTCTTCCTGATCGCGGCCTTCTTCTCGGCCGCCGGCCTCTTCGTCCTGATGGGCGCGGAGTTCCTGGCGATGCTGCTGGTCGTCGTCTACGTGGGCGCGGTCGCCGTGCTCTTCCTCTTCGTGGTGATGATGCTGGACGTCGACTTCGCCGCGCTGCGGCAGGGCTTCGCCCGCTACATGCCGCTGGGCGGGCTGATCGCCGGCGCCCTGGCCATCGAGATGGTGGTGGTCTCCACGACCGTCGCCACCCAGGGCGCGGCGCGGCTGAACGAGAACCCCATGGCCTCGGGCGCAGCGGCGGCGAACGTCACCAACGCCGAGGCGATCGGCCGGGTGCTCTACACCCAGTACATCTACTTCTTCCAGGCGGCCGGCATGGTGCTGCTGGTGGCGATGATCGGGGCCATCGTGCTCACGCTGCGCCACAAGCCGGGCGTGCGCCGCCAAGTCATCGCCGACCAGGTGGCCCGGACGCCCCGCACGGGCATGCGCGTGGTGTCCCTGAAGCCGGGCGAGGGGATCAGCGAATGA
- a CDS encoding NADH-quinone oxidoreductase subunit M — MNGILSLTTFAPLVGVAGILILRLLGKPEDARTANAAKWIALVTTLATFALSVLLVLRFDPNQTGFQFVEDTPWFAGLHYRMGVDGISVLFVPLTAFLMPLCLLASWKTIEKRVLEYMIAFLVLETLVIGVFCALDLVLFYVFFEFGLVPMFLIIGIWGGQRRVYAAYKFFLYTLLGSVLMLAAILAMIGIAGTSSIPELMTYHFDPALQTWLWLAFFASFAVKMPMWPVHTWLPDAHVEAPTAGSVILAGILLKMGGYGFMRFSLPMFPQASQLFTPLVFALSVIAVIYTSLVAFRQVDIKKLIAYSSVAHMGLVTMGIFSGNVQGEQGAIFQMISHGVISGALFLCVGVVYDRMHTREIAFYGGLVNRMPWYAAVFLLFTMGNVGLPGTSGFVGEILSMAGAYGASTWTAILATTGVILSAVYMLTLYRRVVFGELTNPKLAAITDLEPREVLIFAPLILATLYLGVQPGIVFNLTQASVDHLTAAYRAAIGG, encoded by the coding sequence ATGAACGGCATTCTGTCGCTCACCACCTTCGCGCCTCTCGTGGGCGTGGCGGGCATCCTGATCTTGAGGCTCCTCGGTAAGCCCGAGGACGCCAGGACCGCCAATGCGGCCAAGTGGATCGCGCTCGTCACGACGCTGGCGACCTTCGCCCTGTCGGTGCTGCTGGTCCTGCGGTTCGATCCGAACCAGACGGGCTTCCAGTTCGTCGAGGACACCCCCTGGTTCGCCGGGCTGCACTACCGCATGGGCGTGGACGGGATCTCGGTGCTGTTCGTGCCGCTGACCGCCTTCCTGATGCCGCTCTGCCTGCTGGCCTCGTGGAAGACGATCGAGAAGCGCGTCCTCGAGTACATGATCGCCTTCCTGGTCCTCGAGACCCTGGTGATCGGCGTGTTCTGCGCCCTCGACCTGGTGCTGTTCTACGTCTTCTTCGAATTCGGCCTGGTGCCGATGTTCCTGATCATCGGCATCTGGGGCGGCCAGCGGCGGGTCTACGCGGCCTACAAGTTCTTCCTCTACACCCTGCTGGGCTCGGTGCTGATGCTGGCGGCGATCCTGGCCATGATCGGCATCGCCGGCACGAGCTCGATCCCCGAGCTGATGACCTATCACTTCGATCCGGCGCTCCAGACCTGGCTGTGGCTGGCCTTCTTCGCCTCCTTCGCGGTGAAGATGCCGATGTGGCCGGTGCACACCTGGCTGCCCGACGCCCACGTCGAGGCGCCGACCGCGGGCTCGGTGATCCTGGCCGGGATCCTGCTGAAGATGGGCGGCTACGGCTTCATGCGTTTCAGCCTGCCGATGTTCCCGCAGGCCTCGCAGCTGTTCACGCCGCTGGTCTTCGCCCTCAGCGTCATCGCGGTGATCTACACCTCGCTGGTCGCCTTCCGGCAGGTCGATATCAAGAAGCTGATCGCCTACTCGTCGGTGGCCCACATGGGCCTCGTCACCATGGGCATCTTCTCCGGCAACGTGCAGGGCGAGCAGGGCGCGATCTTCCAGATGATCTCACACGGGGTGATCTCGGGCGCGCTCTTCCTCTGCGTCGGCGTCGTCTACGACCGCATGCACACCCGCGAGATCGCCTTCTACGGCGGGCTGGTGAACCGGATGCCGTGGTACGCGGCGGTGTTCCTGCTGTTCACCATGGGCAATGTCGGCCTGCCGGGCACCTCCGGCTTCGTCGGCGAAATCCTGTCCATGGCCGGCGCCTACGGCGCCTCCACCTGGACGGCGATCCTGGCGACCACGGGCGTGATCCTGTCGGCGGTCTACATGCTGACGCTCTATCGCCGCGTGGTGTTCGGCGAGCTGACCAATCCGAAGCTCGCGGCGATCACGGATCTGGAGCCGCGCGAGGTGCTCATCTTCGCGCCGCTGATCCTCGCCACCCTCTATCTCGGCGTCCAGCCGGGCATCGTCTTCAACCTGACCCAGGCCTCGGTCGACCACCTGACGGCGGCCTACCGCGCGGCCATCGGGGGCTAA
- a CDS encoding biotin--[acetyl-CoA-carboxylase] ligase, whose product MHPPVEAYEALDSTNAEARRRAETGEGGPVWITAAVQTAGRGRRGRAWSTNKGNLAATLLMTTDAPPVEAAQISFVAALAAADLADACLGPDVARLKWPNDVLIHGRKCVGILVESGARADGRLWLAVGIGVNLAHAPQDVERPAAAFAEHMAVPPPQPLDALEVLATRFEAWRATWATHGFSPIARAWSLRAMGIGEPCEARLPNRTLKGVAEGLDTDGALRLRLDDGALERITAGDVFFGGA is encoded by the coding sequence GTGCACCCGCCGGTCGAGGCCTATGAGGCGCTCGATTCCACCAATGCCGAGGCGCGCCGCCGGGCTGAAACCGGCGAGGGCGGTCCCGTCTGGATCACCGCCGCCGTGCAGACGGCCGGTCGAGGCCGCCGGGGCCGCGCCTGGTCGACCAACAAGGGCAACCTGGCCGCCACCCTGCTGATGACCACGGACGCTCCGCCGGTCGAGGCGGCGCAGATCTCCTTCGTCGCGGCCCTGGCCGCCGCCGACCTCGCCGACGCCTGCCTCGGCCCGGACGTTGCCCGGCTGAAATGGCCCAACGACGTCCTGATCCACGGCCGCAAATGCGTCGGCATCCTGGTCGAGTCCGGCGCCCGGGCCGACGGGCGGCTGTGGCTGGCCGTCGGGATCGGCGTGAACCTCGCCCATGCGCCGCAGGACGTGGAACGGCCGGCCGCCGCCTTCGCCGAGCACATGGCCGTGCCGCCGCCGCAGCCTCTCGACGCCCTGGAGGTGCTGGCCACGCGGTTCGAGGCCTGGCGCGCGACCTGGGCCACCCACGGCTTTTCTCCGATCGCCCGGGCCTGGAGCCTGCGGGCCATGGGGATCGGCGAGCCCTGCGAGGCGCGGCTGCCCAACCGCACCCTCAAGGGCGTCGCCGAGGGGCTCGACACGGACGGCGCCCTGCGGCTCCGGCTGGACGACGGGGCCCTGGAGCGGATAACGGCGGGCGACGTGTTCTTCGGGGGAGCGTAG
- the nuoI gene encoding NADH-quinone oxidoreductase subunit NuoI, which translates to MFQRIGQAVKGAALLDFAGAFGLAMKYLVAPKKTVQYPHERNPQSPRFRGEHALRRYPNGEERCIACKLCEAVCPAQAITIEAEPRADGSRRTTRYDIDMVKCIYCGLCQEACPVDAIVEGPNLEFAVETREELYYDKERLLDNGDRWEREIAKNLELDAPYR; encoded by the coding sequence ATGTTCCAGCGTATCGGACAGGCGGTGAAGGGCGCGGCGCTGCTCGACTTCGCCGGCGCCTTCGGGCTGGCCATGAAATACCTGGTCGCGCCGAAGAAGACCGTCCAGTACCCGCACGAGCGCAACCCGCAGAGCCCGCGCTTCCGTGGCGAGCACGCCCTTCGCCGCTATCCGAACGGCGAAGAGCGCTGCATCGCCTGCAAGCTCTGCGAGGCGGTCTGCCCGGCCCAGGCGATCACCATCGAGGCCGAGCCGCGCGCCGACGGCTCGCGCCGCACCACCCGCTACGACATCGACATGGTGAAGTGCATCTACTGCGGCCTGTGCCAGGAGGCCTGCCCAGTGGACGCGATCGTCGAAGGCCCGAACCTGGAGTTCGCCGTCGAGACCCGCGAGGAGCTCTACTACGACAAGGAGCGCCTGCTGGATAACGGCGACCGCTGGGAGCGGGAGATCGCGAAGAATCTGGAACTGGATGCGCCGTACCGATAA